The Anaeromyxobacter sp. sequence TCCAGGGGCCGCGGTTCCTCACCGAGGTGGAGCAGGTGGTGGTGCGCATGGGGCGCGCCCCCGACGGCCGGGTGGTGGTCCTCTCGGTGGTCTCGCCGCAGCTCACCGCCGAGCAGCAGCAGGAGGTGGCGCGCGCCTTCGAGCTGGGCGCCTGGCGGCGCGAGGTGCCCTTGCCGGCGGCGGGCGAGAGCTGGATCGAGACCATCGTGCGGGTGAAGTGAGAGGCGGCGGCGAGCCGCCGCCGCTCAGGACTTCCCGATGTACTCGTGCAGCTGCTCGATGACGTAGGACTTCTCGTCCAGCATCACCTGGATGATGTCGCGCATCGAGACCACGCCGATCACCTCGCCCAGTTCGGCCACCAGCAGGTGGCGGGTGAAGTGCTCCTTCATCAGCTCGGCGCACTCGGTCTCGGAGGCGCTCGGCTCCACCCGCGGCAGCTTGCGCACCGCCTCGCGCACCGCCAGGCTGCCGTCGCCGCCGCGGGCCAGCACCGTCACCACCAGGTCGCGCTCGGTGGCCAGGCCGATGATCCGGCCGTCCACCGCCACCCCCACCGAGCCGATGCGCCGGTCGGCCATGAGCTTGGCCGCCTCCCGGCACGGCGCGCTGGCGTCGATGGTGGCGATGTCTCGGGTGATGTGCTTCCGGATGGTGGCCATGGCGTCCTCGGGCTCGGGTGGGCGACCGTAAACCCCTAGCAGGTCGCGCGGTTGGCGGCAGCGCGAACCTGCGACCTGCTCGGGGGTCCCCTACTGCGGCAACCCACCACAGGCCCATTTTGACACCGAAGTCCCACAGCCCAAGCCCCCCGGAAAGGGGCTATGCGTGTGGACCTGTGCGGTCCACTTCGGACCGGCGAGGTGGGGATGCGGATCGCGGTGCTGAGGGAGCGGGCCCCGGGGGAGCGCCGGGTGGCGCTGGTTCCGGACAACGTGGCGAAGCTCAAGAAGGCCGGGCACGAGGTGCGGATCGAGCGGGAGGCGGGCGCGGCGGCCGGCTTCCCCGACTCGGCCTACGCCGCCGCGGGGGCCGTGCTGCTCACGGCCGCCGAGGCCCTGGCGGGCGCCGAGGTGGTGGCGGCGGTCCAGCG is a genomic window containing:
- a CDS encoding CBS domain-containing protein, with translation MATIRKHITRDIATIDASAPCREAAKLMADRRIGSVGVAVDGRIIGLATERDLVVTVLARGGDGSLAVREAVRKLPRVEPSASETECAELMKEHFTRHLLVAELGEVIGVVSMRDIIQVMLDEKSYVIEQLHEYIGKS